The sequence CTGGAGACCGGCGAACGCGGATCCCGGCAGGAGCACGTCGCTCCACTCCTGTGCGCCATCACAGGTGCGGAGGCGGCGCTGGCGGTGAACAACGACGCGGGAGCCGTGCTGCTGGCGCTGGCGGCCATCGGCCGCGGCCGCGACGTGATCGTCAGCCGCGGCGAGCTCGTGGAGATAGGGGGAGGATTCCGCATCCCGGAGATTCTGGCGGAGTCCGGCGCAACGATGGTTGAAGTGGGCACGACCAACAAGACCCGGCTCCGCGACTACGAACGCGCCATCACACCCAATACCGCGGCGCTCCTCAAAGTCCACCCGAGCAATTTCCGCGTCGTGGGATTCACGGAGACGACCGGCATCCGCGAGTTGTCCGAGTTGGCGGGCAAGCACGGGCTGCCGCTGCTGGACGACCTCGGCACAGGAGCCCTGCTGGATCTCGGTTTCGGTGAACCAACCGTCCAGGAACGGCTGGCGCAGGGCTCGGATCTCGTGATGTTCAGCGGAGACAAACTCCTGGGAGGGCCGCAGGCCGGGATAGCGGTCGGCCGCAGGGACCTGATCGACAAGATGGCCGTGCATCCCCTGGCCCGGGCTTTGCGCTGTGACAAGCTTACGCTTTCGTGCCTCCAACGAACCCTGGTCCTCTACCGGCGGGGCGGAGCCCAGAAGAGCATCCCGACCCTGATAGAACTAGCGACGCCGCCGGATGAGCTCAAGGCGTCGGCAGAACGGCTCGCCGATATGCTTTCCGACATTGACAGCCTTCACGCGGAGGTTGTTGAGAGCGACTGCCGCGTTGGCTCCGGCGCGCTTCCGGACTACCCGATTCCATCGTTCGCCGTCTCGATTGACGTTGCCGGGATGGGCCCGAACGCACTCGCAAAGGCGCTTCGCCTCAACGAGACACCTATCTTCGCCCACATCGCCAACGATACGGTGCTTCTGGAGGTCCGGACGATGTATCGATTCGGTGATCCAGCACACTACACTACGATACTCCGTGCGCTCAAGCGCATCGTGGGTGAAATGAAGGAAGGGAAGAAGTGAACCTCAATCTGGAAGGCAAAGCCGCGCTGGTGGCGGCGTCATCGAAGGGACTGGGCTATGGCTGCGCCCGTGCGCTGGCGCTGGAAGGCGCGATGGTGTGCCTTAACGGACGCGACGCAGAGGCCCTAGAGGGGGCCGCCGCCAGGCTTCGGGCCGAGACCGGCGCCACAATCGTGACGGCGCCGGGCGACCTTGGCAAGGCCGAAGACGTTGAACGCGTGGTCGAAACCGCGGTTCGCGATCTCGGCGGCCTGAACGTTCTCGTCACAAACGTCGGCGGACCGCCTGCCGGCGATTTCGATGCGTTTGACGACGCCGCGTGGGCGGCCGGGGTGGAAGCGACGCTGATGCCTGTTGTACGCCTTATCCGGGCCGCGTTGCCGTACCTGAAAGCGGATGGGGGCGCGATCGTCAATATACAAAGCACGTCGGTTAAACAGCCAATTCCCGGACTGCTGCTGTCCAACGCGCTCCGCCCGGCAGTCGTAGGTCTCGCGAAGACGATGTCGGTTCAACTGGCTAAAGAGGGGATCCGGATCAACACCGTTGCACCGGGCTCATTCGACACCGACCGCATCAAGTCACTGGTCACCCGCCGCGCGAAGGACGCGGGGCG is a genomic window of Armatimonadota bacterium containing:
- the selA gene encoding L-seryl-tRNA(Sec) selenium transferase, whose translation is MPDEKTNSKPKRLPSVNTLMMAMSSSLIAFGGHSLAVEMAQKTLAVAREEWQAEGTLPTLDELARRSNALLTREIIRPPLQPAINATGIILHTGLGRAVIAPEATPVALHGGHCVLEVDLETGERGSRQEHVAPLLCAITGAEAALAVNNDAGAVLLALAAIGRGRDVIVSRGELVEIGGGFRIPEILAESGATMVEVGTTNKTRLRDYERAITPNTAALLKVHPSNFRVVGFTETTGIRELSELAGKHGLPLLDDLGTGALLDLGFGEPTVQERLAQGSDLVMFSGDKLLGGPQAGIAVGRRDLIDKMAVHPLARALRCDKLTLSCLQRTLVLYRRGGAQKSIPTLIELATPPDELKASAERLADMLSDIDSLHAEVVESDCRVGSGALPDYPIPSFAVSIDVAGMGPNALAKALRLNETPIFAHIANDTVLLEVRTMYRFGDPAHYTTILRALKRIVGEMKEGKK
- a CDS encoding SDR family oxidoreductase — encoded protein: MNLNLEGKAALVAASSKGLGYGCARALALEGAMVCLNGRDAEALEGAAARLRAETGATIVTAPGDLGKAEDVERVVETAVRDLGGLNVLVTNVGGPPAGDFDAFDDAAWAAGVEATLMPVVRLIRAALPYLKADGGAIVNIQSTSVKQPIPGLLLSNALRPAVVGLAKTMSVQLAKEGIRINTVAPGSFDTDRIKSLVTRRAKDAGRSYDEQLALLNESCPMGRLGDPKELGALVAFLASDAASYITGQTIFCDGGVTSFSL